A genomic stretch from Tribolium castaneum strain GA2 chromosome 6, icTriCast1.1, whole genome shotgun sequence includes:
- the Chrac-16 gene encoding chromatin accessibility complex 16kD protein, giving the protein MSSKPWGALPIVRINTIMKSSSEAENISRESSLMMTKAAELFIKMLAQEGYKLSATGKKLDYKHLSEVVNRDEKYEFLQDIMPKKITYAEYKKMQEGQLNGAENHQEISSDEESSSNSNSE; this is encoded by the coding sequence ATGTCGTCCAAGCCATGGGGGGCCTTGCCCATCGTCCGGATAAACACCATAATGAAGAGTTCTTCAGAAGCGGAAAATATCAGTCGGGAGTCGTCGTTAATGATGACGAAAGCCGCCGAACTCTTCATTAAAATGTTGGCCCAGGAGGGCTATAAGTTATCCGCCACGGGTAAAAAACTTGATTACAAACACTTGTCAGAAGTGGTCAATCGGGATGAGAAATACGAGTTCTTGCAAGATATCATGCCGAAGAAAATCACGTATGCTGAGTACAAGAAAATGCAAGAGGGCCAACTGAACGGCGCCGAAAATCACCAAGAGATTTCAAGCGATGAGGAATCCAGCAGCAACTCGAATagtgaataa
- the LOC103313939 gene encoding uncharacterized protein LOC103313939 isoform X1, whose product MDERKPRSRAANFTKNEVSTLLFLTRKYKSQIEPKPLGSSSNKAKAEAWRRITREFNAITGNRDNPRSVDVLRNKLCNIKKIVKRKARQKIIGNDEGHREEITVLELENVKVEASPPRVVQSPDILVDEESPNLLMEETPHVLVAESPNLVTEGLLELQKRCLLEEHALKLRLMQEKHDRSLKIQEEEAEEKLRQMREEHMLQMEILQLRKHCLVKL is encoded by the exons ATGGACGAGAGAAAACCGCGGTCTCGAGCGGCCAATTTCACCAAAAACGAAGTCTCAACTCTACTTTTCCTGACCAGGAAATACAAAAGCCAAATCGAGCCCAAACCACTGGGGTCCAGCTCGAATAAGGCGAAAGCAGAGGCTTGGAGAAGAATAACGCGCGAGTTTAACGCCATAACCGGCAACCGGGACAACCCCCGGAGTGTCGACGTGCTCAGAAACAAACtatgcaatattaaaaaaatcgtcaaacgGAAAGCgcgtcaaaaaattattgggaACGATGAGGGGCACCGAGAAG AAATTACAGTGTTGGAATTGGAGAACGTCAAAGTGGAGGCTTCGCCTCCACGTGTTGTACAATCGCCGGATATACTGGTAGATGAAGAATCGCCGAATTTATTGATGGAAGAAACGCCGCATGTTTTGGTTGCAGAATCGCCGAATTTAGTCACAGAGGGGTTGTTAGAGTTGCAAAAACGCTGTTTGTTGGAAGAACACGCTCTCAAGTTGCGACTTATGCAAGAAAAGCACGATCGGAGTCTCAAGATTCAGGAGGAAGAAGCTGAGGAGAAGTTGAGACAGATGAGGGAGGAACATATGTTGCAAATGGAGATTTTGCAACTGCGAAAGCACTGTTTGGTCAAACTGTAG
- the LOC103313939 gene encoding uncharacterized protein LOC103313939 isoform X2: MDERKPRSRAANFTKNEVSTLLFLTRKYKSQIEPKPLGSSSNKAKAEAWRRITREFNAITGNRDNPRSVDVLRNKLCNIKKIVKRKARQKIIGNDEGHREVLELENVKVEASPPRVVQSPDILVDEESPNLLMEETPHVLVAESPNLVTEGLLELQKRCLLEEHALKLRLMQEKHDRSLKIQEEEAEEKLRQMREEHMLQMEILQLRKHCLVKL, from the exons ATGGACGAGAGAAAACCGCGGTCTCGAGCGGCCAATTTCACCAAAAACGAAGTCTCAACTCTACTTTTCCTGACCAGGAAATACAAAAGCCAAATCGAGCCCAAACCACTGGGGTCCAGCTCGAATAAGGCGAAAGCAGAGGCTTGGAGAAGAATAACGCGCGAGTTTAACGCCATAACCGGCAACCGGGACAACCCCCGGAGTGTCGACGTGCTCAGAAACAAACtatgcaatattaaaaaaatcgtcaaacgGAAAGCgcgtcaaaaaattattgggaACGATGAGGGGCACCGAGAAG TGTTGGAATTGGAGAACGTCAAAGTGGAGGCTTCGCCTCCACGTGTTGTACAATCGCCGGATATACTGGTAGATGAAGAATCGCCGAATTTATTGATGGAAGAAACGCCGCATGTTTTGGTTGCAGAATCGCCGAATTTAGTCACAGAGGGGTTGTTAGAGTTGCAAAAACGCTGTTTGTTGGAAGAACACGCTCTCAAGTTGCGACTTATGCAAGAAAAGCACGATCGGAGTCTCAAGATTCAGGAGGAAGAAGCTGAGGAGAAGTTGAGACAGATGAGGGAGGAACATATGTTGCAAATGGAGATTTTGCAACTGCGAAAGCACTGTTTGGTCAAACTGTAG
- the LOC135265257 gene encoding zinc finger protein 157-like, which produces MSVPSNLAEAATVHVMNHIKNHPFECELCPKKFKRRNWLKMHVRSHDKSHSFECLLCEKRFKFKHQLQKHVFLVHSNERPFCCCVCGKDFKLKQTLQNHEKVHCDEKEFECSVCHKEFKLKLHLRNHMKMHSDIKPHECGLCDKTFKFKQQLQNHLLVHSGKSFTFKQQLNVHLKIHLNVKDFDCDECEKGFRTKQQLQVHRSKVHKGSE; this is translated from the exons ATGTCAGTCCCATCCAA TCTCGCCGAGGCAGCAACAGTTCACGTCATGAACCACATCAAGAATCACCCGTTTGAGTGCGAACTCTGCCCCAAAAAGTTCAAACGGAGGAATTGGCTAAAGATGCATGTGAGAAGTCACGACAAAAGCCACAGTTTCGAGTGCCTCTTGTGCGAGAAGCGGTTCAAGTTCAAGCACCAGTTGCAGAAACATGTCTTTTTGGTGCACAGCAATGAGAGGCCGTTTTGTTGCTGCGTGTGTGGCAAGGATTTCAAATTGAAGCAAACGCTGCAGAACCATGAGAAGGTCCATTGCGATGAAAAAGAGTTCGAGTGTAGTGTTTGCCATAAAGAGTTCAAATTAAAGCTCCACCTGAGGAACCACATGAAAATGCACAGTGATATCAAGCCCCACGAGTGTGGCCTCTGCGATAAGACTTTCAAATTTAAGCAGCAGTTGCAGAATCATCTGCTAGTTCATTCGGG CAAGAGTTTCACGTTTAAGCAACAGTTGAATGTTCATTTGAAAATTCATCTCAATGTGAAGGACTTTGATTGCGACGAATGTGAGAAGGGGTTCAGAACGAAGCAGCAGTTGCAGGTGCACCGCAGTAAAGTGCACAAGGGAtctgaataa
- the LOC107398497 gene encoding uncharacterized protein LOC107398497 — protein MKDNYFCSVSNCHTNSRTHPLLSFHPFPPKDTTYLSVSTLDAGGPKKLMCIRKLWEEILLMRTPARCERVCSMHFQKTDYYGETTVPDTLNARAIPTLNLPQAPITVRECDVRSCHNQDNVHKNKHFFTLERNETNWTRFHAWKRFTRACSDNQVTVCSDHFILGFPVDDPLNPDHVPSRNLDLQIEEVDVSVFGGSVSVGDCTREDPLKLTGPEYVGVDPDDIQNAGELPENIFEECIKVEPLDLDEHSVFELGEIKVEPNDQIDHSYCK, from the coding sequence atgaaagatAATTACTTTTGCTCGGTTTCAAACTGCCATACCAACAGCCGAACCCACCCCTTACTATCTTTCCACCCATTTCCCCCCAAAGACACGACTTACCTCTCCGTAAGCACCCTCGACGCCGGTGGTCCCAAAAAACTGATGTGCATCCGCAAGCTATGGGAGGAAATCCTCCTCATGAGAACCCCAGCGCGTTGCGAGCGCGTCTGTTCCATGCATTTCCAGAAGACCGACTACTACGGAGAGACCACAGTCCCAGACACCCTCAATGCGAGGGCGATCCCCACCTTGAACCTGCCCCAAGCCCCCATCACCGTCCGCGAGTGCGACGTGCGCTCGTGCCACAACCAGGACAACGTCCACAAAAACAAGCACTTCTTCACGCTGGAGCGCAACGAGACGAACTGGACACGTTTCCACGCTTGGAAGAGGTTCACCAGGGCTTGCAGCGACAACCAGGTGACGGTGTGCTCGGACCACTTCATACTGGGCTTCCCGGTGGACGATCCGCTGAACCCGGACCACGTCCCCAGCCGCAATTTGGACCTCCAGATCGAGGAGGTCGACGTGAGTGTTTTTGGGGGCAGTGTGAGTGTGGGGGACTGCACGAGGGAGGACCCCCTCAAGTTGACCGGACCCGAGTACGTAGGCGTTGATCCGGACGATATACAAAACGCGGGGGAACTACCGGAGAATATTTTCGAGGAGTGCATCAAGGTGGAGCCGCTGGACTTGGACGAGCACTCGGTGTTTGAGCTGGGGGAGATTAAAGTCGAACCAAACgaccaaatcgaccattcttattgtaaatag
- the LOC658744 gene encoding monocarboxylate transporter 12 yields MAEDAMDTPPKVNLTPHSDSKVNGEHLPLMEDDKPALRVQFDKPQTSATSLSSSSSSSLDLSEAAPPDGGWGWVVVVASFVVNLIADGITFSFGVIFVEFLKYFGQNRGTTAWIGSLFMAMPLLSGPIASFLTDRYGCRKVTIFGSVLASTGFIISSRANSMTVLCITFGILAGFGLSLCYVASVVIVAYYFDKKRSFATGLAVCGSGIGTFIFAPFIQFLLNEYGWRGTTLILAGLFLNLAVCGAVMRDLPWTSKKLKNLAKERKRNRNLKRKKGSSADSFSVSNSTNTASGLQPIGETNEDPDTTAPDRLSSSLVNLPTYVRNGEKVPIEVIELLSQHKNVYNVLLANYPNLLTPSRSFSDSGRLNEAYLKQLPQPPTTNQDAAYLWWLKRNQISPPRNPKSKLPTAFLKDLRVHRLSVTYRGAMLNINRYRLRASSCPDIYRNSMTTIAKEKSQWYAGLWDFWDLLVDMFDFSHFADVKYLLFAISNFCLYTWYDVPYVYLTDHARNLGYSEEDASLLISIIGIINMLGEVILGWAGDRSWANANIIYAVCMGLCGAVTAIVPLIDSYWSLCVISGAFGFFIAANYSLTCIILVELITLDRFTNAYGLLLLVQGVANLIGPPLGGWLCDQTDNYNLSFYLAGLFIALSGLLLIVMPFVRRYKRFMRRNEDFEETKFQNIIAACLSKTVQKPAAGGASHI; encoded by the exons ATGGCCGAGGACGCCATGGACACACCCCCGAAAGTGAATCTAACCCCGCACAGTGATAGTAAAGTGAACGGTGAGCATTTGCCCCTCATGGAGGACGACAAGCCGGCGTTGCGCGTGCAGTTCGACAAGCCCCAAACGAGCGCCACCAGCCTCTCGTCGAGCTCCAGCTCGAGTCTCGACCTCAGCGAGGCCGCGCCCCCCGACGGGGGCTGGGGCTGGGTGGTGGTGGTCGCCTCGTTCGTCGTCAACCTCATCGCCGACGGAATCACCTTCAGTTTCGGCGTCATCTTCGTCGAGTTCTTGAAATATTTTGGCCAAAATCGGGGAACCACCGCATGGATCGGGAGTTTGTTTATGGCCATGCCGCTGCTGTCGGGGCCCATAGCCAGCTTCCTAACCGACCGGTACGGCTGCCGGAAAGTCACGATCTTCGGTTCGGTTTTAGCCTCGACGGGGTTTATTATTAGTTCAAGGGCTAACAGTATGACAGTTCTCTGTATTACCTTCGGTATCTTGGCCGGATTTGGTTTGAGTCTTTGCTACGTGGCGTCGGTTGTTATCGTAGCCTACTATTTCGATAAGAAGAGATCGTTCGCGACAGGGCTGGCGGTGTGTGGAAGTGGCATAGggacttttatttttgctccTTTCATCCAATTCCTGCTCAATGAGTACGGTTGGAGAGGCACAACCTTGATTCTGGCCGGTTTATTTCTGAATCTAGCGGTCTGTGGCGCGGTCATGCGCGACTTGCCATGGACTtctaaaaaactcaaaaatctaGCTAAAGAAAGGAAACGAAACCGAAATTTGAAACGAAAAAAAGGCTCGTCAGCCGATTCTTTCTCAGTTAGCAATAGCACAAACACGGCTAGTGGCCTTCAACCAATCGGGGAAACGAACGAAGATCCCGACACGACAGCGCCCGATCGGCTCTCCTCGTCACTCGTCAATCTACCAACCTACGTCCGCAACGGCGAAAAAGTCCCCATTGAAGTTATCGAATTGTTATCACAACACAAAAACGTCTACAACGTCCTTCTAGCCAACTACCCGAACCTCCTGACGCCCTCACGGAGTTTCAGCGACTCAGGGCGTCTCAACGAGGCCTACTTGAAACAATTGCCACAGCCCCCCACGACCAATCAGGACGCGGCTTACTTATGGTGGCTGAAAAGAAACCAAATATCCCCACCGCGCAACCCTAAAAGTAAACTACCAACTGcgtttttaaaagatttgcgtGTGCATAGGTTATCGGTGACGTACCGCGGCGCCATGTTGAATATCAATCGGTACCGACTTCGGGCGAGTTCGTGTCCCGACATTTACAGGAACAGTATGACCACCATTGCGAAAGAAAAATCGCAGTGGTACGCCGGATTATGGGATTTCTGGGATTTACTCGTCGATATGTTCGACTTTTCACATTTCGCCGATGTGAAATACCTGCTTTTTGCcatttcgaatttttgtttgtacACCTGGTACGACGTACCCTACGTGTACTTGACTGACCACGCCAGGAATTTGGGATATTCGGAGGAGGACGCCTCACTGCTGATCTCCATCATTGGGATCATCAACATGCTGGGCGAG GTGATCCTGGGCTGGGCCGGGGACCGGTCGTGGGCCAACGCCAACATCATCTACGCCGTCTGTATGGGGCTGTGTGGGGCGGTGACGGCGATCGTGCCGCTCATTGACAGCTACTGGTCTCTGTGTGTCATTTCCGGTGCCTTTGGGTTCTTCATAGCAGCGAATTACTCTCTCACGTGCATAATCCTCGTTGAATTGATCACTTTGGACCGTTTTACCAACGCTTACGGTTTGCTACTGCTGGTCCAGGGCGTGGCTAACCTCATCGGCCCGCCTCTCGGAG GTTGGCTGTGCGACCAAACGGATAATTATAATTTGTCGTTCTACTTGGCGGGGCTGTTTATAGCCCTTTCGGGGCTACTGTTGATCGTCATGCCCTTCGTGAGGCGCTACAAGCGCTTCATGCGACGCAACGAAGACTTCGAAGAGACCAAATTCCAGAACATCATCGCGGCGTGTCTGTCGAAGACGGTTCAGAAGCCGGCCGCCGGTGGCGCTAGTCACATTTAA